In the genome of Bdellovibrionota bacterium, the window CCGGTGACGATCTCGGGACCGGTTAAAGCCGTGATGACCAGGTCGGCGAAATCTCCTCGCTCGGAAAGCGGCGTGCAGGTGAAAAAAATCGTCTTGGCTCCGGCGCTGCGGGCTTCGGTGAGGGCGCCGCGGACGTACGACGCCGTGGAGCCGGTGGAAATTCCCATGACGACATCCTTAGGTGAGGGGGATTGTTTGGCCAAGTCGCGGCGGCCCGCTTCGGGATCGTCTTCAGCGCCTTCGGCTGAGCGAGTGAGCGCCTTCGTTCCGCCCGCGATGACGGCGAGAACACGGTCGGGCGGCAACCCGAACGTGGGGGGGCATTCGGCGGCGTCCAACACACCGAGGCGGCCGCTGGTGCCGGCACCGACATAAACGAGCCTCCCCCCCTTCTGAAACGCTTCGGCCACCCAGTCGATGGCCGTGGCGATGGATCCCTTGGCCTCCAGGAGGGCTTTTGCGACCTTCTGGTCCTCGCGATTGATGATCTCGACGATCTCGAGACTCGATTTGACGTCGATATCCTCCGAAAGCGGATTTCGCTGTTCGGTGAGAACCAGGGCGTCCACGCCCCGCTCCAGTTTGACGGTCGAGGAACTCATTCCGGAAGGATTTTTCCGGGGTTCAAAATCCCATGAGGGTCAAACGCCGTCTTGATTCGCTTCATGACGTTGATTTGGGGCGGAGAAATCGCCATTGGAAGATATTCCCGTTTCAAGAGCCCGATCCCGTGTTCACCGGATATCGTTCCTCCCAATCGGACGGCTTCCGTAAAGAAATCGGTGAGAACCTTTTGAGAAACGACCCGCCAGCGTTCTGTCGGAAGGTCCCCCCGTCGAAAATAGGTGTGCAGATTTCCGTCCCCCGCGTGACCGTAAGAAATCACTTCGATCGCATGTTTTTTTGACACGGTATCGGCCGCCTCCAAGAGCGCCGGAACCTTCCGCCTCGGCACCACGGCGTCGGCTTCAACGTAGTCCCCCGAGTTAGCGATGGAATCGCGCACAAGTTTTCGAACCGTCCAAAGCTCTTCTCGTTGAGCGGGTGTGGCTGCAACCGAGGGCTCGCCCGCCCCCGACTCTCGGAGAACTCGCTCCAGCTCCGGAAGTTCTGTTTGAAGGGACGCACTGTCTCGGCTGTCGAGTTCGATGAGTAGGGAGGCCGGATGGTCGGGGAACGGATACGAAAGCTCGGAATGGCGGTTCAGCACGCAGCGGACCGCGCCTTGGGGAATCAGTTCCAATGTGGGAGGAACGATTCGCGCCGATAAAATCGCGACGATGCTTTTCGAAACGGCTGCAGCGGAATCGTAAGGAACGAGAAGCGTTACACGTTCCCTAGGCAACGGAACCAGCCGCAAGATGATTTTCGTGACGATGCCGAGTGTGCCTTCGGAGCCGACCAGAAGTTGCGTGAGGTTGTAACCGGTGGAGTTCTTGGCGAACCGGCCGCCGGTCTGTATGACGTCGCCGGAGGGAAGAACCACTTCCAACCCGAGGACATACTCCCGCGTCACGCCATATTTGACGGCGCAGAGGCCGCCCGCGTTCGTCGCGATATTTCCGCCGATCGTGCAGATATCGACGCTCGCCGGTATCGGAGGGTAAAAAAGACCGCGCTGTTCGACCGCCCGCCGAAGATCGCCGGTGATCACGCCAGGTTCCGTGACCGCCACACCGTTTTCTTCGTCGATCTCTAAAATTCGGTTCATCCTTTCCAAGGAAACGACGAAGGATCCCTCGGAGGGAACGGCGGCGCCGCTTAAACCCGTCCGCGCTCCCTGGGGAACAATCGGAACGTGATGTCGATTCGCGAGCTTAAGGAGAGTGACTACCTGGGATGTCATCGTCGGAAACGCCACGGCGATCGGCCGGTCGGTGGTTTGGTGCGCTTCGTCCCGGCAGTATGGGGCGATTCGATCCGGGCCGGACCCAATCTCTAAATCGGGATATTGGCCGCGAAGTTCCCGGAGGAAGGCGTCGCCGGAGGGCATCCCGCGGGATCATATGTCACTTTATCAGGGAGGACTAGGGCGCCGAGCCGGCGCCGATCGTCCGCCATGCCACCACTTGCAAGGACGAGGCGCCGCCGCCTCCAGCGTTGGTAAATGCCTGAGCGGCTTTCGCCAAGCCTTGCGTGGAATAGCGGAATCGTGCGTTGTTGTTGTTGACGTCGATCTCCACGGGATTGTCGGCCACCGTGGAACCCAGCACCATCGTGGATCCGAACACTTGAGGGGTTCCTCCGATCTTAATTCCTCCGCCTTCATCCTGTATGAGGATCAAACCCGCGTACGTTAACGTCCCCGTAAACTCCGCTTGGCAGTTCCGAATAATGAGAATTCCATTTCCATAAAGGTTGCCGTTGAATTTCACGTTTTCGCCTGCCGTTCCTTGAATTAAGACGATTTTGGGGGATGCGCTCGTTCCGAAGGCGTTTGCGTCGGAGTTGAAGGGTCCCGACGAGGCTGCATAGGTTGTCTGGGCGATATTCCCGGCGTTTGTTGCGAACGTTTCCCAGCTGGTGCAGTCGATGTTGGCATTGTTGTTGATCGGAGGAGTACCGCCGGGAGTTCCGCTGGAGATGTCCGCCGTTGCGCCACCGTTGTAAGAAAGACCCGCGTGCGCCGGACCGCCGCTATCGGCCCCGTTGCATCCCGCACCGGAACAAGGATACGCCGGCAAATTGTAGTCCGCTCCCTGGATCGTGTTCCCCTTGGCGATGTCGGTGTTGTTCGAACAAAGCCCCATGGCGCCGATTCCGCTCGAATCGGGAGGCGCCGACGGGCCGCTGCCGGGCTGAATCTGATAGTAGGCGTCGATGATGTGCTCGGTTGTTCCCAAAGCTCCGGTGGAGACGAGACGAAAGATCAGGTCGTGATCGACGCTGTCGTTTCCGTTCTCTCCGGTGATCTGCGTCGTTCCCACATAATCGTTATCGTAAATCCCTACGGCGTATTCACCTCCCCCGGTGGTTCCGAACTGCACCGTGTGAAACATGTTGTCGATGGAGTGGGACGTTGTATAGGCGTCCAAGACTTTCCTCGCCGTAAGAGCGATCGCGGTGTCCGCGACGCCGGAGGCGCGATTCGCGCGGTTCATATTGCCCGCGAGCGAGGTGTCGACCTGCGCTCGTTGCATGCTCGTCACCACGATGAGAGTCAAAACTCCCAGGGCGATCAGAGCGACCACCAGAATCTGACCTCTAGGGGTTGCTTTTGCGCTCGAACGCACGATACCTCTGAAGTTGTTTTTGTTGGAACGGTGTGAGTTTCGCCGTCTCCGCGGCGGGAACATCGAACGTTTTCCCGGAGGCTTGAATGCTGACCGAATCTTGTCCGGGAACGATTTTGATCGAACGTATTTCCGAGGAACGGAGGGTCACCGGACCGTTGGTGCCCGCCAAAGTCAGGACGACATCCTTGGGTCCTTCGGCGCGGTCCGTTTTCGGTTGCGAGGACAGGGGTTCTTCCCGTTTTCCGGACATTCCCCACCAGAGTAAACCGCCGAGCACGAGGACGGCGGCCGCGAGTCGCGCCCATTTTTGGAGTGCCGAAACTTCGGAGATCGCGATTCCCGATTCCGTGAGTTGCTGCTTTCTCGTTTTCCAGGACGCTTCCGCCTGTTCGTCTACGAGCCTTTTGCAGAGCTGTTCGATCTTTTCCCGGATCGGGCCGGCGGTGTCGTCGAGTTCGATCTCGTTGACGCCGTTTTCCCACTGCCGGACGTATCCGGTGAAGGAGAGTCTCCGCAGACCTTTCTCGCTGGCAATGGCGACATGAATACGGACGTACGTGCCGCGAGGCAGTTTGTCCTTGGACTCGACGCGAATGAGCCCCGCCTCCATCGACCCGACATATGTTTTCAAAAATTCACTCGACGTTCGAAAATGTTTCGTGAGTATGGGAGCGTCGCGATCCGGTTTGAAAGCAGGCTTGGCGGCAGCCGACGGCGCGGCCAATCGGCCATATCCGGTCTGGCGGGACAGTTCGCGGATCGTCCTTTCAAGCGCCGCACGCTCGTCCCCCGTTTCATATTCGAATTGAATTTCCCGCCGGCCGGCCTCGATCACGAGACAGACCGCTTTTGTCGTCAGTAGATCTTTGCCGTCCTGGCGGAGCGTGATCGACAAGAGTTCTCCCGGTTTCCATTCGCCCCCCGCGCCGACGCGGCCGCTGGTCTGACTTAAAGTGAACACCGGAATCTGTTCGTCGATTCCGCTCTTCGTTCGGAATCGGGCGATGACGGCCAGTTTTTCGACGTCATATTCCGGATAGACAAAAAGGCGGACCCGCGCTCGGGCCAACGCCGTCACAATGTTCGCGATTCGGGCTTGGGACTCTCCCGCGCCGGCGAGCGTAACCGTGAACTTGCGATCCTCGACGCTGGAGATGGTTCCGCCGATCGGACCTTGCGAGAGAAGCGGCGCCAGCTCTTTCACTCGATGCGTGGTGATGGCCAGCTGGACTTCGGATCCTTTGACGAGGGGAGGCGCGGATTCGGCGCGTTCCAACGTCCAATGATGGCGGGAAACCGTGAGCAGTTGCGCGTCGGCTCCGGCTCCGTCGGCGGCAAACGTGGCCGCCAATTTGAGGGATTGAACTTGAATTCCGGCCGCGTCGTCGACGTCCGTCCAGGCGTCGCCGACGATCTCCTGAACGACCGCTTCCACCGCCTGGCGTGTCTGCTCGGCTCTCGAACGAACCAGGTCCTCGATGACTCGAAGGAGCCTCGGAAAGCTCTGCAACAGGTCCCGGAAATCGGCTCCGGGCAGAACCATCACTTCCGTCGGTTCGACCGCCCGCGCGGAGGCGGATCGCGGTTGCCCGGTTACAATCGCCATCTCGCCCAGAATGTCGCCGGTGGTCAGCTCCCCGAGTCGGAGGATGTCCGTTCCCTTTTTCTTCGTGACGGCGATCCGCCCTCGTTTGATGACGATGAGATCCAGGTCGGTCGAACCTTCACGAAGAATCTCCTCGCCGTCCTTCAACTCGCGAAACAGTAATTTGGTCGCGATCTGTTCGATCTCTTGCGGTTGCAGCGTGGCGAACAGTTGAGTGCCGTGCAGGACGTTGGTCAGCACCCGCGACCGGTAAAGCTGAGTCAGGCGATCGCGGATCGCCGGGTTCCGTTTCTCGGCATCCGCAAGCCAACGGGCCGTTAATTCGAGAACCGCCACCTCTTCCAGCGCCGCGGCGGCCGTCGTCCGTGGGGCTCCGGTGAGATAGGAGAACTCGCCGAAGATCTGCCCCGGTTGAAGCACGGCGAGGCGCTGAAGTTCGCCGTCCCCTTCCTGCCGAACGATTTCGACACTGCCGGAAAGGATGGCGTAGACCTCATCGGAACGTTCCCGTTGCTGGAAGATCACCATCGCCTTCGGGAATTTTCGGACCGGAAGCTGGCCGATCGCCTGTTGAAGAGCGGGATCTTCGATTCCTTCGAAAAGAGAGATTATTTTCGGTTCGATGGACATCAAAGTTCAATTCCGGTTCTTCAGCGATGTGGTCAGTTCGTAGGTTTCTCTCTTGTCGCCGATACTCTGGGCCCATCGGACTCGAACTTTCCGAATGGAGGATTCTGCCGTGGCCGGACTTGCCTCTGTATTGCTGGCGTTGAGATAACTGACCGTAAACTCATCCACGTCGATCAAGAAAACTTCGGAGTTGCGCGTCACCCGTTTGCCGGCCGCGTCGTAGATATACCGAATGACCTCGGGAGCGTCTCCAGCGGGTGGCGGGTCTTCAAAGTTGCCGCTGGTATTAAAATCGCCCTGAACAATCAATGTGCTGTCGTTCGAGGAGGAATCAAAGGCGGGGAGTGTGGTGGCACGAACAGGATTGAACCCGGCCTGGGCGATATCGGTCGAGAGCTTAAATCTCGCCCGCTGGGAGCTCCGTAAGACTTGGGAGGCTTCGTTCTGCCCGGACGTCGATTGCACCTGTCCGCGGATGATTTGATAAATGCCGATGGCCACCAAACAGCTAATGAGCAGCGCCACCATCACTTCGGTCAGCGTGAAACCGGAAGATTTTGCACTCTTCATGGAAGTTTCAGCGAAATGAATTCAATCATTATAAAGGAACCGACGCGAGTTAACAGCTCGGAATCCGTCGTACGGTGCGGGCCGTTCATAAAACGTGAACTTTGGTTCCCACGGAAAATCTATAAGACGACTCCGCCGAGAATCAAGCTGGCGAAAGAAAAGTAGATCACAAGACCGGTTACGTCCACCAATGTCGCCACGAACGGCGCCGAAGCGCTCGCGGGATCGAAACCCAATTTCCGAAGGATAAAGGGAAGCATGGAGCCGGTTATCGTTCCCCACATGACCACTCCCAAAAGACTGCACGCAACGGTCGCCGCCACGAACAAGTAATGTTCTCCATACATGGGTCTCCACTGCTGCCAGAGAACGATCCGGAAGAAACCGATCGTTCCGAGAATGGCCCCCAGAGCTAGCCCCGAAACGATCTCCCGGCCAAAGACCTTCCACCAATCTCGAAGCCGCACTTCTCGCACGGCTAACGCGCGAATGATCAGCGTGGATGCTTGTGAACCTGAGTTACCACCGGAACTGATGATGAGGGGGATAAACAAGGCCAAGACCACCGCCCGCTCGATCTCGTGTTCGTAATAGCCCATGGCGGTGGCCGTAAACATTTCGCCGAGAAACAGGGCGGTCAGCCATCCGGCGCGCTTGCGCACGAGTGAAAAAAAACCGACGTTGAAATAGGGGGCGTCCAATACCTCCATACCTCCCAATTTCTGAACGTCCTCCGTCTGTTCCCGCTCGACGACGTCCATGGCGTCGTCGTGCGTGATAATCCCGACCAATCTTTTGTCGGGGTCGATGACGGGGAGGGCCAGAAAGTCGTATTTAGCGACCATCTTGGCGACCTCTTCCTGATCCATGTCGACGCGCACGGAGATCGGATCGACCGACATGAAATCTTCGATTTTCTGTGTCGGCCGCGCAAGAACGAGATCCCGGAGGGATATTGTCCCGAGTAGCTTCCGGTCTCCGTCGATGATGTAGATGTAGTAAATCGTCTCTCGATCCGGCGCGATGTTTCTCAGCTTGGCCATCGCTTCGGCCACCGTGACCTGCGCGGGGAGCGAAGCATACTCCGTCGTCATGAGCGCCCCCGCCGTCTTTTCGCCGTATTGAAGAAGGCGGCGGACATCGTCTCGGTCCGCCTGCGCCATCAAGGGAAGGAGGGAATCCACCGTCTCCGAGGGAAGTTTTTTCAAGAGGTCGACCCGGTCGTCGGCCGACATTTCTTCCAAGAGCTTTACGGTTTCGGCCCTCCCCAAGTGCTTAAGGACTTCCGCTTGGGTTGCCAGCTCCAGTTGCTCGAAGACATCAATCCCTTTCGGGGCTCGAAGGATACGGACGATGGCGGCGATCCGGTCGGGGCTGAGATGCACAAGGAGTTCCGCGACGTCGCTGGGGTGAAGATCTTCGAAAACGGTGCGCAAGCTTTCGAGGTCACCGTTCTCGATGGCCTCCATCACCTCCGGAAGAAAGAGCTGGGATATTTGCACGCGCAAACGATAGGGGCCTGTCCGAGTATTGGCAAGAACCGCGTTCGGAGCGCCGCGGGGTCAGATGCGAGGCGCCGCGCCGAAGACGATGCAACACATTGTCTAGGAGCGGCAACGAAGCGGATGGCCCCATGCGCGCGGTCATTGCGAATGCTCGGATAGGCCCCTCGACGCGGATCCAACCCGTGTCAAAGGGTCCGGCCTGAGTTATGATTTTTCCAATGCATTGGGTTTTCGCCGGGATAATAGGCCTCGGTCTGAGTTCGGCGTTCGCTCAATCCCAGGCGCTCAGGGACTTTCGGGTGAAGAGCTCGTCGGAAAAGATCCCCGGCCAGACCGGCCGCCTGATTCTCTCCGAGGCTCATTTCGAGCGTTCGCCCGAAGCGATTTGGAGTCTGTTGAATCGTTTCGAGGAATTTCCGAGCTATCTGCCCCGTGTCACCGCTTGTGAATCGTTGGGCACGTTGGGAGAAAAAGAGCAGGTTTACGTTTCCATTAATTTGCCCTGGCCCCTGCCCAATCTCTGGAACATTCTGGCCATTCAACGCCAGCCGGCCGTTCATCGTTTCGACTGGGAAATGGTGCGCGGAAATATGAACGTCCTGGAAGGGACGCTGGCGATCGAAGCGGAAGGGAAGGGAAGCCTGGTCAAGCTTAGGGTTCGAACCGATCCCGGGAAGTTCATCCCCAAGTGGCTGGTCTCGTGGGGGGCCAAACATTATGTTCCAAAACTTCTTTTGGCCGTCAACGAGCGTCTGAAACAGCCCAAAGATCTGCCTGCCCCCGTTGCACCCGCAAGCGTTATCCCAAAGCAAATTCCCGCCGTGGGTGCTCAGTAGATCAAACCACCGACCACGACGATCCAAAGCGCTATATTGATCTGCAGAGGCCGATCATGAAGGATGAGGGAGGCCGGATTTCCTCCCTCATTGCGTTGGTAAACCAGATAGAGATAGTGGAAGACGCCGTAAAAAACGAACGGCGTCGTGTAAATCAATCGATCGGTACCGAACTTGCCGATCGTTTCGTCGGCCACCGTATATAGCGCATAGGAAAAGACGGTCAAAGCGGTCGTAATCATCATGACGGCGTCGATGAAAGGGACGGAGTACTCGGAGAGAACGTTTCGGTGCCGGGTGGCGTTGACCTCCAACGTGAGCAGTTCGTGGCGCCGCTTGGCCACGGCCAAGAACATCGAAACGCTGAAGGTGCAGAGAAGGAGCCAGTGGGAAAGGGCCACATTCGCTGCGGCGACCCCCGCCACGGCCCGCCACACAAAACCGAGCGCGATGCACATGATGTCGACAATCGCCACCTTCTTTAGAGCGAGCGAGTAGGCGATGTTCTGCGCGATGTAAACGGCGACGATGGCCGAAAAGTAATGGCCGAGACGAACGGCTGCGGCGCCGCCTCCGAGGATCAAGAGCGATGCGACCGCAATCGCCATGCGTGCCGAAATTCTTCCGCTGGCGATCGGACGTTTGGATTTGAAAGGATGGTGGCGGTCCGAATCGCGGTCCAGGAGATCGTTTAGAATATAAACAGCGCTGGAGACGGCACAGAAGACAAGAAAGGCGGTAGTCGCCCGCCAGAACGTCGCGGGATCGGAAAGGCGAAGAGCGAAAAAACATCCGGCGTAGCAGAGTAGGTTCTTGATCCACTGCTGAGGGCGAAGCGCTTGAAACAGGTCGTGCACCGCCGTTTAATCTACAGGGAGTGATGGGCCGATCAAATTTGTCTTTGGGGGAATATCCGTCGCCCGCGTATGCTTCGGCCGTGAGTTCAGGCCAATCGTGGGGGAGGGTGTTTCACCCAAGCCAACAGATTCTTCCCGTCGGCTGGCGGCATGAACCGCTTCGTTTCGATGCGATTTCGACATCGGTGCTGCCGTACGGCCGCGGAAGGAGTTACGGCGACAGTTGCCTCAACGACGGCGGGACACTTCTGGCCACCCGCCGCCTGGACCGTTTCATCGATTTTCATTCCGAAACCGGTGTTCTTCGATGCGAAGGGGGCGTTCGTCTGGATGCGATTCTTCGAACGTTCGTTCCCAAGGGGTTCTTTATTCCGATCACGCTAGGGACGAAGCTCATTTCGGTCGGTGGAGCGATCGCGAACGACGTTCACGGCAAGAATCACCATTGCGCGGGCACGTTCGGACGCCACGTGCTTCGTTTCGAGCTTTTGCGTTCGGACGGTCGGAGAGTCGTCTGCTCGCCGACGGACAACACGGATTTATTTCAGGCGACCGTCGCCGGTTTGGGCCTGACCGGCCTGATCTTATGGGCGGATATTCGTCTTCAAAAAATCACCGGCCCCATGGTGAGCGCCGAGTCCATTCGATTCGAGTCGTTGGACGAATTTCTGGAGCTATCGGACAGTTCGAACCGTGACTATGAGCATTCGGCGGCATGGGCCGACCTCTTGGCCAGCCGGCGAGTTCGAGGACTGTTCATGCGGGGAAATTTCAGCGAGGGGGACGGGGCGAAAAGGAAAAGCCGGTTTCGAATCAAAATTCCGATGAACGCTCCGAATTTCCTTTTAAACCGCTGGACGATGAAAACCTTTAACGCGCTCTATTTTGAGCGCCAAACACGAAAAGTCGCCCGACAAGTTCTTTCTTACGATCCCTTTTTCTTTCCTCTCGATTCCATTCGCCGGTGGAATCGGATGTACGGCAAGCGAGGTTTTTTTCAATATCAGTGCGTCGTTCCGGAGCAAGATCGGACGGCCTCTCTCCCCGTTCTGTTGGACCGAGCGCGCCGCTCCGGATCCGGCCCGTTCTTGGTGGTCATGAAAACGTTCGGAGATCTGCGGTCGCCCGGGATGCTTTCGTTTCCCCTCAAAGGAGTGACCGTTTCGCTCGATTTTCCGAACGACGGAGCGGTTACGCGGAAAACCATGGACGATCTCGACGCGATCGTTCAAGAGAGCGGCGGCGCGGTGTACCCGGCGAAGGATGCGCGGATGTCTCCGGAACACTTCAAAGCCTATTTCCCCCGGTGGCGGGAGTTCTCCGCGTTCATCGACCCGAAATTCTCGTCGAGTTTTTGGCGGCGCGTAACGGGGGAGGTTTCGTAACATGAACCGGAACGTATGCATCATCGGCGCTACGTCGGCGATCGCACAGGAAGTCGGCCGCTTGTATGCTGAAAAGGGGGCGCGGGTTTACCTGATCGCACGCAATCGCGAGAAGGTGGAACAGGTCGCGGCCGACTTGAACGTTCGCGGTGTCGAGGGAGTGGATTTCGACGTGGCCGATTTGGCCGACAGCGCGCAACACGCTCAATTGATCGACCGGGCGGTCGGGAAACTGGGCCGTCTCGACGCGGTGTTGATTGCCTACGGGACTCTTCCGGATCAGAAAAAGTGTGGAAACGACTTTAGTGAGGCGGAACGGGCGATTCGTACTAATTTCACTTCGGTCGTTTCCTTTCTTACGCATCTGGCCGACATTATGGAGAGGCAGCGAAACGGTTGTATCGCCGTCATCTCCTCAGTGGCGGGGGACCGGGGGCGGGCGAGCAACTATGTGTATGGCTCGGCCAAAGGCGCCCTCAGCCTCTATCTTCAGGGTCTTCGCGCTCGACTGGCGAAATCGGGCGTTTCGGTCGTCACGATCAAACCAGGATTTGTCGACACGCCCATGACGGTGCATTTCAAAAAGAGTTTCCTTTACACTTCGCCCCGAAAAATCGCCCCCCGAATCGTCTGCGCCATCGAGCGGAAGAAATCGGTGGTCTACCTCCCCGGATTTTGGCGGCCGGTCATGGCGATCCTTCGCGCGATCCCGGAACCGATTTTCAAGAGGCTGAATCTCTGAAAGCCTTGCCCATGTCCAAACGAGCGTTTCGAAAAATCACGACATACGTCCTGCTCTTTGCCGGCCTGTTTTCCCTGTTGTTGATCGGCGTTCAGCGGTTCCTTTCGCCCCCCTGGAATTCGATCGGCTCCCTTGTTCTGGTCATCGGTGCCTTGGCGACGGCGGCCTACCTTTTGGACATGATGGTCCCGGGCGTGAATATCTTCTCGTACGCTCCTCATCGGCTTCCCCAATCGGGGAATCGCGTGGTCCTGACGTTCGACGATGGGCCGGTGGAACCGTTCACGCGGCAAATCCTCGATATTCTCGAGCGGTACGGTGTTCCGGCCGTTTTTTTCTGTATTGGAGAAAATGTGGAACGATTTCCACAGGTGGCCAAGGAGATTGTGATGAGAGGTCATGAACTGGCGAATCACACGCAAAGCCACCGGGTCCTTCCTTTCCTCCCCGCGGAGAAAGTAGAGCGGGAGATTCGAGGAGGCGCGAACGCGTGCAAAAAAGCATCGGGTGTTCGTCCCGTGTTTTTCCGTTGCCCGAAGGGCTATAAGACTCGGCGAGTTCTCAAACTTGCAAAGAAGCTGGGCCAACAGGCCATCGGTTTTTCGTATCCGATTTTCGACGTCGAAAATCCGCTGCCCGAAACACTGATTCACAATGTCCTTCACCGCGTGAAAGGCGGAGACATCCTATTGATGCATGACGGCTTTCGGAAGGAAAAACCCGCCTCCCGCGATTCGCTCGTGGCCGCGCTTCCCAAAATCATTGAGGGAGTGCGAGGGCGCGGAC includes:
- a CDS encoding polysaccharide deacetylase family protein; protein product: MAAGHGDPSRDPGTDFQEAESLKALPMSKRAFRKITTYVLLFAGLFSLLLIGVQRFLSPPWNSIGSLVLVIGALATAAYLLDMMVPGVNIFSYAPHRLPQSGNRVVLTFDDGPVEPFTRQILDILERYGVPAVFFCIGENVERFPQVAKEIVMRGHELANHTQSHRVLPFLPAEKVEREIRGGANACKKASGVRPVFFRCPKGYKTRRVLKLAKKLGQQAIGFSYPIFDVENPLPETLIHNVLHRVKGGDILLMHDGFRKEKPASRDSLVAALPKIIEGVRGRGLEFVRLSDALAETLAEENRRH